A genomic window from Salvia hispanica cultivar TCC Black 2014 chromosome 5, UniMelb_Shisp_WGS_1.0, whole genome shotgun sequence includes:
- the LOC125186005 gene encoding probable hexosyltransferase MUCI70: MENCKGVVVVSAIFNDHDKIRQPVGLGSKTLDLVCFFMFVDDETLDRLHLHNLITPKKSTKKLKIGAWTVVRVSSEELYENPAMNGVIPKYLLHRLFPNSKYSIWIDAKLQLVVDPLLLIHSLVIKEGFDMAVSKHPFFLHTMEEAAATARWRKWWDVSGIRAQMESYCEHGLLPWNAYKPYPSDVPDSALILRKHSVPTNLFSCLIFNELEGFNPRDQLPFAFVRDNMRPKLRLNMFEVEVFEQIAIEYRHNTKNQHGGGGGANVMGPRNWGYHSALFANGTYGKCEGYLLDMWGEVVSP; the protein is encoded by the exons ATGGAGAATTGCAAAGGGGTGGTGGTGGTCTCCGCCATATTCAACGACCACGACAAAATCCGGCAGCCCGTGGGCCTTGGATCCAAGACCTTAGACCTCGTTTGCTTCTTCATGTTCGTCGACGACGAAACCCTCGATCGTTTGCACTTGCACAACCTAATAACGCCGAAGAAATCAACCAAGAAGCTGAAAATCGGTGCGTGGACGGTGGTTAGGGTTTCGAGTGAGGAGTTGTACGAGAATCCGGCAATGAACGGCGTTATACCGAAGTATTTGCTCCACCGCCTCTTCCCGAATTCCAAATACAGCATTTGGATTGATGCCAAGTTGCAGCTGGTGGTGGATCCGCTTCTCTTGATTCACTCACTTGTGATCAAGGAGGGTTTTGACATGGCTGTCTCCAAACACCCCTTTTTCTTGCACACCATGGAGGAGGCCGCCGCGACGGCGCGGTGGAGGAAATGGTGGGATGTGAGTGGGATCAGAGCTCAGATGGAGAGCTACTGTGAGCATGGTTTGCTGCCATGGAATGCATACAAGCCTTATCCCTCAG ATGTGCCAGATAGTGCTTTGATATTGAGGAAACACAGTGTCCCCACAAATTTGTTTTCATGCCTAATATTCAATGAGTTGGAAGGATTCAACCCAAGGGATCAACTTCCCTTTGCATTTGTGAGGGACAACATGAGGCCAAAACTGAGGCTAAACATGTTTGAGGTGGAAGTGTTTGAACAGATTGCTATTGAATACAGACACAACACCAAAAACCAacatggtggtggtggtggggcCAATGTAATGGGTCCCAGAAACTGGGGTTACCACTCAGCTTTATTTGCCAATGGTACATATGGGAAATGTGAGGGGTATCTTTTAGATATGTGGGGTGAAGTGGTATCCCCATGA
- the LOC125188267 gene encoding uncharacterized protein LOC125188267, translated as MATATMIETQSNAAEIHRGPVSGEKLHEMLDEFSVPRCLFSGVERIEEFGFNRATGFYWVKQEKKTEWKVDKVGMSYYDTQLTGFITPGRLSKITGVKAKEIILTLTVTDIVVGIPSRDKAKFVSSTGIYRVHPIAAFEPQNQR; from the coding sequence ATGGCCACAGCAACGATGATTGAAACTCAGAGCAATGCAGCAGAGATCCACCGTGGACCGGTCTCCGGAGAGAAACTACACGAAATGCTGGACGAATTCTCCGTCCCGAGATGCCTGTTCTCTGGGGTGGAACGGATCGAGGAGTTCGGGTTCAACCGGGCCACGGGGTTCTACTGGGTGAAGCAGGAGAAGAAGACGGAATGGAAGGTGGATAAGGTCGGGATGTCCTACTACGACACGCAACTCACCGGTTTCATCACCCCCGGGCGCTTGTCGAAGATCACGGGTGTGAAGGCAAAGGAGATCATCCTCACACTCACGGTCACCGACATTGTTGTGGGGATCCCATCTCGTGACAAGGCCAAGTTTGTTAGTAGCACTGGGATTTACCGCGTCCACCCCATTGCGGCCTTTGAACCTCAAAATCAACGTTAA
- the LOC125188001 gene encoding uncharacterized protein LOC125188001 produces the protein MSTSQQIDSHRENAEVYSGDAAVCKQKSKELLEKINMPQGLLPLDDLVEVGHNAETGFVWLRQKKSKTHYFKGIGRSVWYDAEVTAFVSDRRMKRLTGVKSKEILIWITICDISIKDPESGKITFGTPTGISRAFPASAFEEEEEKK, from the coding sequence ATGTCGACGTCGCAGCAGATCGATTCCCACCGCGAGAACGCCGAGGTGTACAGCGGCGACGCGGCGGTGTGCAAGCAGAAGTCGAAGGAGCTGCTGGAGAAGATCAACATGCCGCAGGGGCTGCTGCCGCTGGACGACCTCGTCGAGGTCGGCCACAACGCGGAGACCGGATTCGTGTGGCTGAGGCAGAAGAAGAGCAAGACGCATTACTTCAAAGGAATCGGACGCAGCGTCTGGTACGACGCCGAGGTGACGGCGTTCGTCTCCGATCGGCGGATGAAGCGCCTCACCGGCGTCAAGAGCAAGGAGATCCTGATCTGGATCACGATCTGTGATATTTCGATCAAGGACCCTGAATCCGGTAAAATTACGTTCGGTACCCCTACCGGAATCTCCAGAGCTTTTCCGGCGTCGGCGTttgaggaggaagaggagaagAAGTGA